In Streptomyces sp. NBC_00878, a single window of DNA contains:
- the murD gene encoding UDP-N-acetylmuramoyl-L-alanine--D-glutamate ligase, translating into MGSREVTTASDWQGMNITVAGLGVSGISAARALAGLGASVTVVDGGSSEAHREKAAALEEHGISVRLADAETLPEGTDLVVTSPGWKPGSPLFLAAAEAGVDVVGDVEIAWRLRGPDAAPWLAVTGTNGKTTTTQMLASILGAAGLRTAAVGNIGTPIIDVVQESDEAYRDLDVLAVELSSYQLHWAPSVRPHSAVVLNLAPDHLDWHGSMEAYAADKGRVYEGNRVACVYNVADKATEDLVRGADVEEGCRAVGFTLGTPGPSQLGVVDGILVDRAFVEDRHKKAQELAEIADVHPPAPHNIANALAAAALARAFGVPAAAVRDGLRAFRPDAHRIQHVADVDGVAYIDDSKATNTHAAEASLAAYESIVWIAGGLAKGATFDELVAKSAKRLRGVVLFGADRALIREALARHAPEVPVVDLDRTDTGAMLAAVREATRLARAGDTVLMAPACASMDMFANYNQRGDLFAEAVRELGAASA; encoded by the coding sequence ATGGGCAGCCGAGAAGTGACGACCGCGTCCGACTGGCAGGGCATGAACATCACCGTCGCCGGTCTCGGCGTGAGCGGCATCAGCGCCGCCCGCGCCCTGGCCGGCCTCGGCGCGTCGGTCACCGTCGTCGACGGGGGCTCCTCCGAGGCGCACCGGGAGAAGGCCGCAGCCCTTGAGGAGCACGGCATTTCGGTACGCCTCGCGGACGCCGAGACGCTTCCCGAGGGCACCGACCTGGTGGTCACCTCACCGGGCTGGAAGCCGGGCAGTCCCCTCTTCCTGGCCGCCGCCGAGGCGGGCGTGGACGTCGTCGGCGACGTGGAGATCGCCTGGCGTCTGCGCGGCCCCGATGCCGCCCCCTGGCTCGCCGTCACGGGCACCAACGGCAAGACCACCACGACGCAGATGCTCGCCTCGATCCTCGGCGCCGCGGGCCTTCGTACGGCCGCCGTGGGCAACATCGGCACTCCGATCATCGACGTGGTCCAGGAGAGCGACGAGGCGTACCGCGATCTCGACGTACTGGCCGTCGAGCTGTCCAGCTACCAGCTCCACTGGGCGCCCTCCGTGCGCCCCCACTCCGCCGTCGTCCTGAACCTCGCCCCGGACCACCTCGACTGGCACGGCTCGATGGAGGCCTACGCCGCCGACAAGGGCCGCGTCTACGAGGGCAATCGGGTCGCCTGCGTCTACAACGTCGCCGACAAGGCCACCGAGGACCTGGTGCGCGGGGCGGACGTCGAGGAGGGCTGCCGGGCCGTCGGCTTCACGCTCGGCACCCCGGGCCCGTCCCAACTCGGCGTCGTGGACGGCATCCTGGTCGACCGCGCCTTCGTCGAGGACCGGCACAAGAAGGCCCAGGAACTCGCGGAGATCGCGGACGTCCATCCGCCCGCCCCGCACAACATCGCCAACGCCCTTGCGGCGGCGGCCCTGGCCCGCGCCTTCGGAGTGCCCGCCGCGGCCGTACGGGACGGACTGCGGGCCTTCAGGCCCGACGCCCACCGCATCCAGCACGTGGCCGACGTGGACGGGGTCGCCTACATCGACGACTCCAAGGCCACCAACACGCATGCGGCGGAAGCCTCGTTGGCGGCGTACGAGTCGATCGTGTGGATCGCGGGCGGGCTCGCCAAGGGCGCGACCTTCGACGAACTGGTCGCCAAGTCGGCAAAGCGACTGCGGGGCGTCGTCCTGTTCGGCGCCGACCGGGCCCTCATCAGGGAAGCGCTCGCGCGACACGCGCCGGAGGTACCGGTCGTCGACCTCGACCGGACCGACACTGGGGCGATGCTCGCGGCTGTCCGGGAGGCGACGCGGCTCGCCCGCGCCGGCGATACGGTGCTCATGGCTCCGGCCTGTGCCTCCATGGACATGTTCGCCAACTACAACCAGCGCGGCGACCTGTTCGCGGAGGCGGTCCGCGAACTCGGCGCCGCGAGCGCCTGA
- the ftsW gene encoding putative lipid II flippase FtsW, with protein MSSSRTGRPPVQRAARRPPGARPPRDNAVRRLYTRVRRAWDRPLTAYYLILGGSLLITALGLVMVYSASQITALQLSLPGSYFFRKQFLAAVLGSLLLLAASRMPSKLHRALAYPMLLGSVFLMILVQVPGIGVAVNGNQNWISVGGPFQLQPSEFGKLALVLWGADLLARKQDKRLLTQWKHMLVPLVPVAFMLLGLIMLGGDMGTAIILTAILFGLLWLAGAPTRLFGGVLAIALTIGFILIKTSPNRMARLSCLGATEPQSGPVDCWQAVHGIYALASGGLFGSGLGASVEKWGQLPEAHTDFIFAITGEELGLAGTLSVLALFAALGYAGIRVAGRTEDPFVRYAAGGVTTWITAQAVINIGAVLGLLPIAGVPLPLFSYGGSALLPTMFAVGLLIAFAREDPAARAALAMRQPRFGRKRAAVRGSAGAAGPRRWNTMRRRAAARSSGER; from the coding sequence ATGTCCAGTAGCCGCACCGGGCGCCCTCCCGTCCAGCGGGCCGCCCGGCGGCCCCCCGGCGCCCGCCCCCCTCGCGACAACGCCGTACGCCGCCTCTACACGCGTGTACGCCGTGCCTGGGACCGGCCGCTGACCGCCTACTACCTGATCCTCGGCGGCAGCCTGCTGATCACCGCGCTCGGTCTGGTGATGGTGTACTCGGCCTCGCAGATCACCGCGCTCCAGCTGTCACTGCCCGGGTCGTACTTCTTCCGCAAGCAGTTCCTCGCGGCCGTGCTCGGCAGTCTGCTGCTGCTCGCCGCCTCCCGGATGCCGTCCAAGCTGCACCGGGCGCTGGCGTACCCGATGCTGCTCGGCTCGGTCTTCCTGATGATCCTCGTCCAGGTGCCGGGGATAGGAGTCGCGGTCAACGGCAACCAGAACTGGATCTCGGTCGGCGGCCCCTTCCAGCTCCAGCCCAGCGAGTTCGGCAAACTCGCCCTCGTCCTGTGGGGAGCGGATCTGCTCGCCCGCAAACAGGACAAGCGGCTGCTGACCCAGTGGAAGCACATGCTGGTGCCGCTCGTTCCGGTGGCCTTCATGCTGCTCGGGCTGATCATGCTCGGCGGAGACATGGGCACGGCGATCATCCTCACCGCCATCCTCTTCGGGCTGCTGTGGCTCGCGGGGGCGCCCACGCGGCTCTTCGGGGGCGTCCTCGCCATCGCCCTGACCATCGGCTTCATCCTCATCAAGACCAGCCCGAACCGCATGGCCCGCCTCTCCTGCCTCGGCGCGACAGAGCCCCAGTCGGGCCCCGTCGACTGCTGGCAGGCCGTGCACGGCATCTACGCCCTCGCCTCCGGCGGGCTCTTCGGCTCGGGCCTCGGGGCCAGTGTGGAGAAATGGGGTCAACTGCCCGAAGCCCACACGGACTTCATCTTCGCCATCACCGGTGAGGAACTGGGCCTCGCGGGGACGCTGTCGGTGCTCGCCCTCTTCGCGGCTCTAGGCTATGCGGGTATCCGCGTGGCCGGACGCACGGAGGACCCCTTCGTGAGGTATGCCGCGGGAGGCGTGACAACCTGGATCACGGCTCAGGCCGTGATCAACATCGGTGCGGTGCTCGGCCTGCTGCCGATCGCCGGCGTCCCGCTCCCGCTGTTCTCCTACGGGGGTTCCGCCCTGCTTCCGACCATGTTCGCCGTCGGACTCCTGATCGCCTTCGCGCGTGAGGATCCCGCCGCGCGGGCGGCACTTGCGATGCGGCAACCCCGCTTTGGCAGAAAGCGGGCTGCGGTGAGAGGCTCCGCAGGGGCCGCGGGGCCTCGGAGATGGAACACGATGCGACGGCGCGCCGCGGCGCGTTCGTCCGGAGAGCGGTGA
- the murG gene encoding undecaprenyldiphospho-muramoylpentapeptide beta-N-acetylglucosaminyltransferase: MHVVLAGGGTAGHIEPALALADALRRQDPTVGITALGTERGLETRLVPERGYELALIPAVPLPRKPTPELMTVPGRLRGTIKAAEQILERTKADVVVGFGGYVALPGYLAAKRLGVPIVVHEANARPGLANKIGSRYAAQVAVSTPDSKLRNARYIGIPLRRSIATLDRASVRPQARAAFGLDPALPTLLVSGGSQGARRLNEVIQQAAPYLQQAGIQILHAVGPKHEMPQVHQMPGMPPYIPLPYVDRMDLAYAAADMMLCRAGAMTVAELSAVGLPAVYVPLPIGNGEQRLNAQPVIKAGGGLLIDDADLTAQWVQSNVLPVLADPHRLFEMSRAASEFGRRDADELLVRMVYEAIASRR, translated from the coding sequence GTGCATGTCGTACTCGCCGGTGGGGGGACCGCCGGCCACATCGAGCCCGCGCTCGCCCTCGCGGACGCCCTGCGCAGGCAGGACCCGACCGTGGGTATCACGGCTTTGGGCACGGAGCGCGGACTCGAGACCCGACTCGTACCCGAGCGAGGCTATGAACTCGCGCTGATCCCCGCGGTACCGCTGCCGCGCAAACCCACCCCCGAGCTGATGACCGTCCCCGGACGGCTGCGCGGCACGATCAAGGCGGCCGAGCAGATCCTGGAGCGCACCAAGGCCGACGTGGTCGTCGGCTTCGGCGGCTACGTGGCCCTGCCCGGGTACCTCGCGGCCAAGCGCCTCGGCGTCCCGATCGTCGTCCACGAGGCCAACGCCAGGCCGGGCCTCGCCAACAAGATCGGCTCGCGGTACGCGGCCCAGGTGGCCGTCTCCACCCCGGACAGCAAGCTCCGCAACGCCCGCTACATCGGCATCCCGCTGCGCCGCTCGATCGCCACGCTCGACCGGGCCTCCGTACGCCCCCAGGCCCGCGCCGCGTTCGGGCTCGACCCCGCCCTGCCGACGCTGCTCGTCTCCGGCGGCTCGCAGGGTGCCCGGCGCCTCAACGAGGTGATCCAGCAGGCCGCCCCGTACCTCCAGCAGGCCGGGATCCAGATCCTGCACGCTGTCGGCCCGAAGCACGAAATGCCGCAGGTGCACCAGATGCCGGGAATGCCCCCGTACATCCCACTACCGTACGTGGACCGGATGGACCTCGCGTACGCCGCGGCCGACATGATGCTCTGCCGCGCGGGCGCGATGACCGTCGCCGAACTCTCCGCCGTCGGGCTGCCCGCCGTCTACGTCCCGCTGCCCATCGGCAACGGCGAACAGCGGCTCAACGCCCAGCCGGTGATCAAGGCCGGCGGCGGACTGCTGATCGACGACGCGGATCTGACGGCGCAGTGGGTGCAGAGCAACGTCCTGCCCGTGCTCGCCGACCCGCACCGGCTGTTCGAGATGTCCCGCGCCGCCTCCGAGTTCGGCCGCCGGGACGCCGACGAGCTGCTCGTCCGGATGGTGTACGAGGCGATCGCGTCACGCCGTTAG
- a CDS encoding cell division protein FtsQ/DivIB gives MAGPTTAERGERQHQDSGPPRPPLIKRLPKPRRLIISVVCLALLGAGSLWVLYGSQWFRVERVSASGTRVLTDGQVVEAADVPVGSPLISVDTDVIEARLRRKLPRIDSVDVVRSWPHGIGLKVTERTPVLIAEKGGKFVEVDAKGVRYATVSRAPKGVPALEITVSPSVGLRRFGTDRLAREAVRVAGSLPAAVARDTWVVKVRSYDSISLELSGGRTVLWGSGEKSGVKARTLSALMKAAPEARYFDVSVPTAPASSAS, from the coding sequence GTGGCCGGACCGACCACCGCCGAACGCGGCGAACGGCAGCACCAGGATTCCGGCCCGCCCCGGCCGCCTCTCATCAAGAGGCTCCCGAAGCCTCGTAGGCTCATCATCTCGGTCGTCTGCCTCGCCCTGCTCGGCGCGGGCTCTCTCTGGGTGCTGTACGGCTCGCAGTGGTTCCGCGTCGAGCGCGTATCGGCCTCGGGGACGCGGGTTCTGACGGACGGGCAGGTCGTCGAGGCGGCCGACGTTCCGGTCGGATCGCCGTTGATTTCAGTCGACACCGATGTGATTGAGGCAAGACTGCGCCGGAAATTGCCCCGAATTGACTCGGTTGACGTCGTCCGTTCCTGGCCCCATGGAATCGGACTGAAAGTGACCGAACGCACTCCGGTGCTCATTGCCGAAAAGGGCGGAAAGTTCGTCGAAGTGGACGCCAAGGGCGTGCGATATGCCACGGTTTCGCGCGCCCCGAAGGGGGTGCCCGCACTGGAAATTACGGTGTCACCCTCCGTCGGCCTGCGCCGCTTCGGTACCGACCGGCTGGCGCGTGAGGCGGTGCGCGTCGCGGGTTCCCTTCCGGCCGCGGTCGCGCGTGACACCTGGGTCGTCAAGGTCCGTTCATACGATTCCATCTCGCTGGAGTTGAGCGGCGGCCGGACCGTCCTGTGGGGAAGTGGCGAGAAGAGCGGGGTCAAGGCCCGTACGCTCAGTGCTCTCATGAAAGCCGCTCCCGAGGCGCGGTACTTCGATGTCAGCGTTCCCACCGCCCCTGCGTCATCAGCGAGTTGA
- the ftsZ gene encoding cell division protein FtsZ, which yields MAAPQNYLAVIKVIGVGGGGVNAINRMIEVGLKGVEFIAINTDAQALLMSDADVKLDVGRELTRGLGAGANPAVGRKAAEDHREEIEEVLKGADMVFVTAGEGGGTGTGGAPVVANIARSLGALTIGVVTRPFTFEGRRRANQAEDGIAELREEVDTLIVIPNDRLLSISDRQVSVLDAFKSADQVLLSGVQGITDLITTPGLINLDFADVKSVMSEAGSALMGIGSARGDDRAVAAAEMAISSPLLEASIDGARGVLLSISGGSDLGLFEINEAAQLVSEAAHPEANIIFGAVIDDALGDEVRVTVIAAGFDGGQPPSKRDTVLGASSAKRDEPVPARSGDSRPSYGSLGSVTPKEVQEPTQEPVSNELPSVSPPVPPSRTYSDSAAEELDVPDFLK from the coding sequence GTGGCAGCACCGCAGAACTACCTCGCAGTCATCAAAGTCATCGGTGTCGGCGGCGGTGGTGTCAATGCCATCAACCGGATGATCGAGGTCGGTCTCAAGGGTGTCGAGTTCATCGCCATCAACACTGACGCCCAGGCGCTGTTGATGAGCGACGCCGACGTCAAGCTCGACGTCGGCCGCGAACTCACCCGCGGACTCGGCGCCGGAGCCAATCCGGCCGTGGGCCGCAAGGCCGCCGAAGACCATCGCGAGGAGATCGAGGAGGTCCTCAAGGGGGCCGACATGGTCTTCGTGACAGCCGGCGAAGGCGGCGGCACCGGCACCGGCGGCGCACCCGTCGTGGCCAACATCGCCCGCTCGCTCGGCGCCCTCACCATCGGTGTGGTCACGCGACCGTTCACCTTCGAGGGACGGCGCCGCGCCAACCAGGCCGAGGACGGCATCGCGGAACTCCGCGAAGAGGTCGACACCCTCATCGTCATCCCGAACGACCGGCTGCTGTCCATCTCGGACCGTCAGGTCTCGGTCCTCGACGCCTTCAAGTCGGCGGACCAGGTCCTGCTCTCCGGTGTTCAGGGCATCACCGACCTCATCACCACGCCCGGTCTGATCAACCTCGACTTCGCCGACGTCAAGTCCGTGATGTCCGAGGCGGGTTCGGCGCTCATGGGCATCGGCTCGGCCCGCGGCGACGACCGCGCGGTGGCCGCGGCCGAGATGGCGATCTCCTCGCCGCTCCTCGAAGCGTCCATCGACGGCGCCCGCGGCGTGCTGCTCTCCATCTCCGGCGGCTCCGACCTCGGTCTGTTCGAGATCAACGAAGCCGCCCAGCTGGTGAGCGAGGCCGCGCACCCCGAGGCCAACATCATCTTCGGCGCGGTCATCGACGACGCGCTCGGCGACGAGGTCCGGGTCACCGTCATCGCGGCCGGCTTCGACGGCGGACAGCCCCCGTCCAAGCGGGACACCGTCCTCGGCGCGTCCTCCGCCAAGCGTGACGAGCCCGTACCGGCCCGGTCGGGCGACAGCCGCCCGTCCTACGGCTCGCTCGGCAGCGTCACGCCGAAGGAGGTCCAGGAGCCCACTCAGGAGCCGGTGAGCAACGAACTGCCGTCGGTCTCCCCGCCGGTCCCGCCGTCGCGTACGTACTCCGACAGCGCGGCCGAAGAGCTGGACGTGCCGGACTTCCTCAAGTGA
- the pgeF gene encoding peptidoglycan editing factor PgeF, producing MIRQHETVSGAHFAFTDRWGGVSAVPYEELNLGGAVGDDPAAVLTNRLWAAKSLGLDASRVVWMNQVHGSDVAEVDGPWTDSRSTPPVDGLVTVTRGLALAVLTADCVPVLLADPVAGVVAAAHAGRPGMVAGIVPEAVDAMESLGADPARIVARTGPAVCGRCYEVPEAMRAEVAAVEPAAYAETSWGTPALDVAAGVHAQLERLGVRDREQSPVCTLESTDHFSYRRDRTTGRLAGYVWLD from the coding sequence GTGATACGACAGCACGAGACCGTGAGCGGCGCGCACTTCGCCTTCACCGACCGGTGGGGCGGGGTGAGCGCCGTTCCGTACGAGGAGCTCAATCTCGGCGGAGCGGTCGGTGACGACCCCGCTGCCGTACTGACCAATCGACTGTGGGCCGCCAAGTCCCTGGGGCTCGACGCGAGTCGGGTGGTCTGGATGAACCAGGTGCACGGCAGCGATGTCGCCGAGGTCGACGGGCCGTGGACCGACTCCCGGTCCACCCCGCCGGTCGACGGCCTGGTGACCGTCACCCGGGGCCTCGCCCTCGCTGTGCTCACCGCCGACTGCGTCCCGGTCCTGCTGGCCGACCCGGTCGCCGGAGTGGTCGCCGCGGCCCACGCGGGCCGGCCCGGCATGGTCGCCGGGATCGTGCCCGAGGCCGTCGACGCGATGGAGTCGCTGGGCGCGGACCCCGCGCGCATCGTCGCCCGCACCGGGCCCGCGGTCTGCGGCCGTTGCTACGAGGTGCCGGAAGCGATGCGCGCCGAAGTGGCCGCCGTCGAGCCTGCGGCGTACGCCGAGACGAGTTGGGGCACGCCGGCGCTCGATGTGGCCGCGGGCGTGCACGCGCAACTGGAACGGCTCGGAGTGCGCGACCGGGAGCAGTCGCCGGTGTGCACCCTCGAATCGACGGACCACTTCTCCTACCGGCGCGACCGCACCACAGGGCGGCTCGCGGGTTATGTCTGGCTGGACTGA
- a CDS encoding YggS family pyridoxal phosphate-dependent enzyme has translation MTDRKAQLAGNLATVEERIAAACTAAGRKREEVTLIVVTKTYPASDVRILSELGVRHVAENRDQDAAPKALECSDLPLSWHFVGQLQTNKVRSVVGYADVVQSVDRARLVTSLSKEAVLQGREVGCLIQVALDADESGRGERGGVGVGGIEELGDLVAGAPGLRLDGLMTVAPLTGPYAGRELAAFERLMDLSTDLRSAHPAANMVSAGMSADLEQAVGAGATHVRVGTAVLGVRPRLG, from the coding sequence ATGACGGACCGTAAGGCTCAACTCGCCGGAAATCTGGCCACAGTGGAAGAGCGCATCGCGGCGGCGTGCACGGCCGCCGGGCGCAAGCGCGAAGAGGTGACCCTGATCGTGGTCACCAAAACCTACCCCGCGAGCGATGTGCGGATCCTGTCCGAACTCGGGGTGCGCCATGTCGCCGAGAACCGGGACCAGGACGCGGCACCCAAAGCACTGGAATGTTCGGATCTGCCCCTCTCGTGGCATTTTGTCGGCCAGTTGCAGACCAACAAAGTGCGTTCCGTGGTCGGTTACGCCGATGTCGTGCAGTCGGTCGACCGGGCCCGGCTCGTCACCTCCCTGTCGAAGGAGGCGGTGCTGCAGGGGCGCGAGGTGGGGTGTCTCATCCAGGTCGCACTGGACGCGGACGAGAGCGGCAGGGGGGAGCGGGGAGGTGTGGGAGTCGGCGGAATCGAAGAGTTGGGCGACCTCGTCGCGGGCGCTCCGGGACTACGGCTCGACGGACTGATGACCGTCGCTCCGCTCACCGGACCGTACGCGGGGCGCGAACTGGCGGCGTTCGAGCGCCTGATGGATTTGTCGACTGACCTGCGCAGCGCCCATCCGGCTGCGAACATGGTCTCGGCAGGGATGAGTGCGGACCTCGAACAGGCCGTGGGAGCCGGAGCGACACATGTGCGCGTCGGTACTGCGGTACTCGGAGTCCGCCCCAGGCTCGGGTAA
- a CDS encoding cell division protein SepF — MAGAMRKMAVYLGLVEDDGYDGRGFDPDDDFEPELDPEPERDRRRHEPPHQSHQSHQSQRDESVRVVQPPVQRDPVSHSASLTAESGRPARIAPVASITQERQSLEKNAPVIMPKVVSEREPYRITTLHPRTYNEARTIGEHFREGTPVIMNLTEMDDTDAKRLVDFAAGLVFGLHGSIERVTQKVFLLSPANVDVTAEDKARIAEGGFFNQS; from the coding sequence ATGGCCGGCGCGATGCGCAAGATGGCGGTCTACCTCGGCCTCGTGGAGGACGATGGGTACGACGGCAGGGGTTTTGACCCCGACGACGACTTCGAGCCCGAGCTTGACCCGGAGCCCGAGCGGGACCGCCGGCGGCACGAGCCGCCGCATCAATCACACCAGTCGCATCAGTCCCAACGGGACGAATCGGTACGAGTGGTGCAGCCGCCTGTGCAGCGCGATCCTGTGTCACATTCCGCTTCGCTCACTGCGGAATCGGGGCGTCCCGCGCGAATCGCCCCCGTGGCGTCCATCACACAAGAACGTCAAAGCCTGGAGAAGAACGCACCGGTGATCATGCCCAAGGTCGTGTCGGAACGAGAGCCGTACCGGATCACCACACTGCACCCCCGGACCTACAACGAGGCCCGTACCATCGGGGAACACTTCCGTGAGGGCACGCCGGTGATCATGAATCTGACCGAGATGGATGACACGGACGCGAAGCGACTTGTCGACTTTGCGGCCGGTTTGGTGTTTGGTCTTCACGGAAGCATCGAGCGGGTGACGCAGAAGGTGTTCCTGTTGTCGCCTGCTAACGTCGATGTCACGGCGGAGGACAAGGCTCGCATCGCAGAGGGCGGGTTCTTCAACCAGAGCTGA
- a CDS encoding YggT family protein — MSVVAQVLYIALMCFLIVLIFRLVMDYVFQFARSWQPGKAMVVVLEATYTVTDPPLKLLRRFIPPLRLGGVALDLSFFVLMIIVYILISVVSRL; from the coding sequence ATGAGCGTGGTTGCGCAGGTTCTCTACATCGCGCTGATGTGTTTCCTCATCGTGCTGATCTTCCGGTTGGTCATGGACTACGTCTTCCAGTTCGCCCGCTCATGGCAACCCGGCAAGGCGATGGTGGTCGTTCTGGAGGCCACCTACACTGTCACTGATCCACCGCTCAAGCTTCTGCGGCGGTTCATCCCGCCGCTGCGTCTCGGGGGCGTGGCGCTCGACCTGTCCTTCTTCGTACTGATGATCATCGTCTACATCCTGATCTCCGTTGTGAGCCGGCTGTGA
- a CDS encoding DivIVA domain-containing protein, producing MPLTPEDVRNKQFTTVRLREGYDEDEVDAFLDEVEAELTRLLRENEDLRAKLAAATRAAAQNQQQGMRKPPEQDQQGPPQGMRGPGAPVPAGISGPPQQQMGGPMGGPPQLPSGAPQLPAGPSAQGQQGPGQMGQGPMGQGPMGQGQMGQGPMGQGQMGQGPGPMQGQMQQQMPQQMGGPMGGPMGGPMGGHGGPQMGQPGQGPGGDSAARVLSLAQQTADQAIAEARSEANKIVGEARSRAEGLERDARAKADALERDAQEKHRVAMGSLESARATLERKVEDLRGFEREYRTRLKSYLESQLRQLETQADDSLAPPRAPAAASLPSSPSPSMAPAGASMPSYGGNPMGGPAPAAPSYGGQQQMSPAMTQPMAPVRPQGPSPMQQAPSPMRGFLIDEDDN from the coding sequence ATGCCGTTGACCCCCGAGGACGTGCGGAACAAGCAGTTCACGACCGTCCGCCTCCGAGAAGGCTATGACGAGGACGAGGTCGATGCCTTCCTCGATGAGGTCGAAGCCGAACTGACTCGCCTGCTCCGCGAGAACGAGGACCTGCGCGCCAAGCTGGCCGCCGCCACACGCGCCGCCGCGCAGAACCAGCAGCAGGGCATGCGCAAGCCGCCCGAACAGGACCAGCAGGGCCCGCCGCAGGGCATGCGCGGTCCCGGTGCTCCCGTACCCGCCGGCATATCGGGCCCGCCGCAGCAGCAGATGGGCGGCCCGATGGGTGGCCCGCCCCAGCTGCCGAGCGGTGCGCCGCAGCTGCCCGCGGGCCCCAGCGCCCAGGGTCAGCAGGGTCCCGGCCAGATGGGCCAGGGTCCGATGGGTCAGGGTCCGATGGGCCAGGGCCAGATGGGTCAGGGCCCCATGGGCCAGGGCCAGATGGGCCAGGGTCCGGGCCCGATGCAGGGTCAGATGCAGCAGCAGATGCCTCAGCAGATGGGCGGCCCGATGGGCGGTCCCATGGGTGGCCCGATGGGCGGTCACGGTGGCCCGCAGATGGGTCAGCCCGGTCAGGGCCCCGGCGGCGACAGTGCCGCCCGCGTGCTCTCGCTGGCTCAGCAGACCGCCGACCAGGCGATCGCCGAGGCCCGTTCCGAGGCCAACAAGATCGTCGGCGAGGCCCGCAGCCGCGCCGAGGGTCTGGAGCGCGACGCCCGTGCCAAGGCCGACGCTCTTGAGCGGGACGCGCAGGAGAAGCACCGCGTGGCGATGGGCTCCCTGGAGTCCGCCCGCGCCACGCTGGAGCGCAAGGTCGAGGACCTGCGCGGCTTCGAGCGCGAGTACCGCACGCGTCTGAAGTCCTACCTGGAGTCGCAGCTGCGTCAGTTGGAGACCCAGGCCGACGACTCGCTGGCCCCGCCGCGTGCGCCGGCCGCCGCGTCCCTTCCGTCGTCGCCGAGCCCGTCCATGGCTCCGGCCGGGGCGAGCATGCCGTCCTACGGCGGCAACCCGATGGGTGGTCCGGCTCCGGCCGCTCCGTCCTACGGCGGCCAGCAGCAGATGTCGCCGGCCATGACCCAGCCGATGGCTCCGGTCCGGCCGCAGGGCCCCTCGCCCATGCAGCAGGCGCCCTCGCCGATGCGCGGCTTCCTGATCGACGAGGACGACAACTGA